CCAGTTTGTCAAAAGGAACTGGGATTTTATGTACTagtacactttcagcacaaatCCTTGGAGCTGTGCTTTTTAGAACACTCTGCTTATCACATGGCGTGTAGGGTAGGCATCCTCACACATTTCAGGAAGACATTCTTCCAATAAatccttatactgtacagtaccaccTGTCAAGGCAGGGACATTTTTCCCCACTCTTGTTCAAGAAGCCACACATTAATACAGCACGCTCCAAAGAAGTACATACACATCTCCTATGTACAGAGGAAGCGGTAGGATTTGTCTGCTTCAAAAGAGGTTGACCAGctcttcagcctggaataaacgaTGATGTCGAGAAAAACCTATCACTGCAGGCAAAATCCTGCAATgacagaagaggaaaaaaaagagtgaTGATATGGACTACAAGAGCATCCAAGCAGTTCTTGAGGGCTTCCCTTAAAGAGTTTTTTAGGCTACCTTGCCTGTATCACTATGAGCATATTCCCCTTCTtataaaagaacagaaaagcagTTTGCAGTCACAAACATGTTCCAGAGCTAGAACAAAAATATATCAATTTGTAAACCAAAATGTCACAGCTACATAGttcctatgtactgtatgtatatacccAAACTACTTATTATAAAATCTGTACTTACACATCATTAATCATATAATCAGTGTACTGGGTAAAAGGCCTAGTCACGATACTCCCTCTGAAGAACAAGAATAAGGAATTAAAGAGTCACAATTCCAAACAATAACTACAGCATGGTCAAAAGCAAAATAGCTCAAGGAAAAATACAACCACTAAACATTTGCTACTAGAAATATTAGGTGAATCTGTAAAGTTTTCAAGCATTATGAAAGAATGAATATTAACTATGGGAATACACCCTACTGATGTATCATTAAGCTTACATATACAGGTGATGGCCACACAAAGATGTACATGATAAGAATAAACTACTAACAAGCGATTAACAAATAAGGATACATTTTTTAGCTCAAATGTATCCTGCTGAGCATGCCACAGAACTGAAGAAATGACtgaaagaagaaactgaaatattatGAAAGACAAAAGTCAAAGTAAACAGTGATGCTCAGTGTTGTCAGAAAGGGATTGGAAACCAGTAAAGAAGagcaggttgctgctgtaagacCTGCTGGAGGACCTGTATGCAGTCCTTTGTCCTGTAGAGCAGAATTTCCACAAGCAATGCTCTTGTACACTGACTGAGGACACTGCTGTACACGACGCAACCTGTCGAATGAcacattaaaccgaggtcctgactacttgggTCACTGAAGACTTCCCATCACACCGTTTGAAAGAGTATGGGTGAAAACACTGGTGTCCTGGATAAATTCCATTTTTGGCTTGTACAATTTGAGCTCCCAAAAGATTTCTGTTAACTCAATTTGTGAAGCACTTatctcacttctccacctgatctgctttGTAGCAGGGATACTGGGTTGCAGAAGGGCTGATCTGTGTCACCCAGGAGGGTCTCCTCTTATATGTGTACAGCATTCGGGGATTCTTTAGGGTGAAAAGCCCTACGTACAGCATatgcatttaattattattcttataTTATTATGCAATATCATTCAAGTTATCATAACTAGCCTTCACTTAAAATGCCTGGAGGACTCAGATGATGGCAATGTTAGTGCCTGTTTCCAGGGGATGATGTGGAAAAGTTAGGACCTCATCTTTTAACATCCTAACTAGCCACATCAAGCTATTTCATGGCAAACAGATGTCTATGAGGACACGGATATGAAGCAAGTcagattctgttttattttcgtGGAAACTGCTCATTACTCTCTAGGTTCTGTTATTTCATTGAAACAGCAATACTACAATACATGGAAAACTTACCGACTCCTGCAAGACTATTGAAATATCCGGTAAATATTTTGGCTTCGTTTTAGCAATGGGCAAGTTGGCAAACCTCTTCAGAAACTCACTGCTGTAACATATTCTTTCTGAAATGATCATAGATCAAAACCATAGATGGTTTAGCAGGCACACATCATAGCTGCTGACTAAATGTATTTCCTGTACAGAAGTTCAtactttgaaattaaaaacaaaacattcaaaattcTGCTTTATCATCTCCCAAACCTTTAACAAGGACTGTACCTTCATTTTCTACCATCTCAGCGTTTTCCAGCCtctgcaaatattttatttcttgttgaTTCCAATATATATGGCATTTCTCTGTTTGTGTACTGATGACTTCTTAGCTACTTTGGATTGTTTCAGTTCACATGTCTACTGCTTATAAGGCTGTCCTGTCAACTTTTTCACCACCCAGGAAAACAGACAAAGAGTTTCTGAAGACTGCGTGTAGCCGACTCTTCCTCTACAGGCTACAAGAACAACATCTTGTTCTACAATAACAATATGAACATGAATATTCTGTTTCAGCAAAATGAAGCACATTTCATGCAAAATTTGGGAAAATAGAAAGAGCCCAAACTTCATCACACGTGCTCAAATAGAAAACACTGACCTTTCTGAGGGGTAGCAGGGCTCGGGCTCTGAAGTAGGAGAACACTGCAGAGCTGCTCCACACTAGTTCCATTAACCTTACGGCCATCACAGAAAGCATTgtcgggaaaaaaataaattaaatcggGTAAAAATGATTGCTACAGATGGAAAAACAGGGCAAATCTAAATCCAAATGCTTTCTACTGTGGACGTTATAATGGAAAAAGTACATCCATCCACTTGCTAAACACTTGATCCAATTCATGTTCACAAGGGAGAAagagcctaacctggcaagcaatgggcactaTGGgcagtacaccctggacaggaccgGTCCATCACAGACCACACAcgcatactcacaccagggccaagttttccagaagccaattaacctaccagtacgttTTTTGGACCgttggaggaaaccagagcacccaaagGAGACCcaagcaaacatggggagaacatcatgcagacagcaccccagaaccAGAACCGACCTCGGTGCCCCATTGCTGCACCACTGCGCCGTCTCCACAACgtacagagaaagaaaaaacttCCCACGGAATGAGAAGTGATGCCATCGATCTTTAAACGTGACCAAGGAAATCTGAACAATAAAAACCTCAACATACCAAACTGGCCTCAATACGAGAGCAATCCTTAGAaaactctgttctcttcctttCAGCTTCTAAAAGAAATAAATTCTAAATCAAGGACTTGTACACACAGTAACAGGGACAGGcaaaacagacatttacaaGGCTAGAAAAAACTATATTTCATACAAAAGCTTTATTATAATACAGGTAGCAAGACAACCTAAAACTAGAAGTTCCTTTAATTGGTCTTACCTCTATGCTCCTCAAACGTGCCCACCAAAAATAATGGGATGCCAAACTCAAAACGTATTTTTGCGGCAAGTTGAGCTCTGGGTTTTCTGTGAACTTCAGAACTCATTCCTCTGCCGCCAtcggcagttacagtacatcatgaaTAAAGATGGGGCAGTTCCCGAGGTGACTCGTCCTGCCCAGGCCAAGACATAACTTCCCCCAGGCTTCGCAGATGAGGTAGTGTTCTTTGTGAAGTGAGAGTAACCACAGGCACTCCAGTTTAACATTACTATTACTTTcatcaaagtttattttaggCTCATCTGTCCAGACATTTTTGTTTCACAGCTCTTCTGACTCATTTGTACTTCTGAGCAAATTCTAATCTGATTTTTTGTTCTTGGTGATGAGGAGAGGTTTATACCTTGAGGTCTAGcttttttaattctaatttaGTTCCGAGCACTGCGGATTTTGATACCTTTGCCCCTGTGCTCTGGAGGTAATAATACTAACAGTTGTTTTCAGGTTCTTCTTAAAACTCTGGTCATTTTTCAGTCCTCAAATTTAGAAGTTTTTCTTGGCTGGTCAGGTCCTGGCTGACTGGCAAATTACTGTGgcttcttttttatatattctaAACTCTTGATTTTGATATGCTCAGTTTCAGTGATACAGTgactttatttttcctttcaacTGTAAAATTGCCTACTTTCCTTCAAAGGAAATGTCTtcagttttcatttcaaattgaCTTCACACTCCTGAATGCCTATTTCAACAAAAAACACCTGACTGACAACAGACACCTGTATGCCAACTCTCCCAAGTCATGTTTCACAGACTCCCCAATATTTTTGGAAGGCATCGCAAATCCCCAGAAATGTACCAAGTGTGACAGGTTGGCAGATGTTCACAGTGTTGAATAGGTGCAATAGGATTCATAtttgaatgaaaataattttcattgctGAGTTTAcctatacagtacttcacagtTGTGGAGGACTGAATTATTTACACTGGTATTTCAATTACTGCTGAAATACTCCTTCAGACAAATGTTTCAATCACTGGGTTAATCTGGCTTCCGATTGAGATAGTGCTAGTTTCTGGGGGAATCTATGTTTGGGGCTGTGTGCCCCCCAGTTATGTTCTAATACCCAGAACATAATTTCAGCTGTCTTTACCAGGATCAAGGCTCAAGCGCCTTAATGGTCTTGCTGGTTGAAGGGATTTACAAATCCTCCTCCTTATCCCAGAAACTTCCATTTTCCTGCAACACAAAATGAGTTGCCTTAATGCCATTTTATGCCACTGCTGTTATTCCCAAAATATatgatcacttttttttttattgttctgcGGACACTGATTAATGTTAAATGTACCTTTTATATTTCTACAAAAGACTGAGCCACTAATTCCAGTACACAGAATATTTTCATAACTTTAATGTCCAGCAACTTGACTTCAACTTAGTGCCATCCTCACATTTACCAACAtacaaacaaatacagtactgtttttATTACTGTAATGCAGATATAATAGACACGATAGTACAGTAAATATTGGAATTCTGTCGCTGTCAATAATATATTTCGTCGTCGACAAAATAATGCAACAGAGAAGATGAAACGTCAATGATACTGTAGGTAACTCGGCATCTGTATAGCAGTGTTTTAGCACTGACTAGCCCCAGCAGTTGAATAGCCCCGTGGGACGACATGATTCAGCCACTGGCCTAGTTACCGAGTCTGTCCTGCTCCTTGGATAGGACACAAATCAACCATTAGgaaaatgtttatgttttattCATGTTAATTTTCTAAGTCACCCATTTCGCTACATCGGAAAAGAAATCTCTTTACCCCCCTTTTTAACACTAAAAAATactatgtaaatgtaaaaatacaaacttTAAATTTTTTGGTTGTCCTTGCTTACTTTTCTTGGTAATAAAATCAGTAACAGCCCTAACCTCACGACATCGGGTACTTCCATATGCTTCAGTTGTTGTCATACAGAGTTTCTATCGGCCGACAGCCATCTGATTTCATTTGTACCGGTCTGGAGCACAAAAGCCAGGGCGTTGCTTTCTTTTAATGGCATTTTATTTCATGTATGTAGTAAGTAGTACAAGTCTTTAAAATACAGATTTACCATCGACGAAACACGGAACACGACAATGACTTACCCACTGTTTTCAAACGACGTCTGACCGCCGGTGTCCACCACACACTTAACTCGCTGATTAAGCGAATTACATCAACTGATTTGTGTTTTGGGCGAGTAGAGGGGGGAGCCAGTGATTCCTAAACCGCAACGACAGAAGTTAAACGGGCTGACAGTCCCCCACACCCACCCATCCTTACGTGAGAGGATTAGTTTGGGTCACGAAAACAGTGCGCAAtggatgagaaaaaaacaaagatggaaGAAGGAAACGGTTCGATAAGCTTACCTGGAGCTCGGCCGAACTCCAGTCTCATCTGCCCCAGCGCCCCGACAGGTCCCCCTGCCCGCGGTGACGCTGCGGCCCGGGACTGCGTCCtcgtcccctctctctcctggggaCCAGTCCTGCCGCCGCAGCAGCCCTCTCTCGGCTCGGCGTCGCCGCTTCCCCCCGCAACAGGAATGACACTGGACCCGCCGCGGGGAGTCTCCCGATCGGCCCGAAGTGTCGGGGAAAACCGCAGCAGGACCAGCGAGTCGGATGGGCAGATGTCGCTcatataatcatcatcatcatcaccatcaccaTCATCCTCTTCCTATAAAGTCAAAGAGGGCTTACATGGAAATGAAAAAGTATGGTCCCTTGCTGTTCATCTGGTCATTGTGTACTGATTGCTTGTTTCGGAACACCTGTATAAAATCACACTGCCGATGTGCCAAACATGATCGGTACGGCCCCCTTACAGCAAAACGGACTGACTTGTTTCCGAGCTGCCGCCGTCCTATACCCCGTAATAAAATCCCCGTGCTCAGGCTCCGGCCATCCCTGTCCTCAGGTGCTTGGTAGGAATAAGGGAAGACGTAAACAAGCAAACCTGTTCGATTTCCGAAACCGATTTTACAGCTCCACTTCGAAAAGTCTGGCCGAgttcaacattttatttttttatacaggTAGTACTAAAGTAACGTTGGAGAGGACATATCACGGAAAGACAAGTACACGCTTACAGATCCACAGTCCGAACTGTGTGTTTCACTTGTCCTTTCTGCTTTGCAAGGTAGAAGTATTTTGGGAATTACCCTTTGAGACACAGCTGACAATAACCTCCGCTTTACCGTTTGCTTGTGTTTCGTGAAAGACGGTGATAGGGATTTCATTAAATGCCCCAATACTGAAGTTGCTATGTAAAGTCCACCTTGGTTAAATATTTAAGGAGTGCTGAATTATCTGTAGTATCGTCTTCAACATTTACGCACTTCGAAATGTAATCGTGATGTCGAAATgatttattaatcattttattgAACTACTTCATGTCGAACCCACAATCCTGCCAGTTTATATATCATGTAAACAGGGGGTAAACTCTGTATGCCTGTGGTGGGACAGTTCTGCATACATTCCAACAGAACATATTATTTGTGTTGGGTCTgagaaaatgtttaatgtttatttgtttttcatgatTGGAATTATAACCCATGTTTGGAATTGTTGGATATCTCTTTAAATTGTAAGAGTAGTTTATCAAGTAGACTGTGACAATACTGGTCCAAGTGAATGTAGACAACTAAGTCTGAGTTCCATTATGCACAAGGTTATGGAACGAATAATCCTGGAATGACATTTGATCTAGATCTCGATTCTGGAGGAAACTAttcaagtttgcagatgatacagCAAATACGGAAAGGACTGTAGAAGCTGCAAGTCAAATTTAACAAGattttagccaaattcaagaTTGGGCATGTTAGTATATATATACCCTCTATAAGTGCAGAATTCACATtgaacaatgtgtttttttaattgtataatatactagtaaggcctcatttatAATTTCTACAATAAATAAGATGTTGCTGTGCTAGAAACAGCCCAGTGAACATTCATCCTCAGGTTCAGACTATTCTCAGGCTCCTTCACTCACAGGCTAAAAGAAACAAACCTTTTTTAGACCAGAGAGAAAATTGTGAGGGAACCTTGctcaagtttttatttttaaatcacacaTTTTCAAAGGAGCTTACAAAGGTGACCCTGTGGActttttcagaatcaacaggAAGAcccaaaccagaggacacaagtgaaagCTATGCggacatgcatttaaaactcagaACAGGAGGCAGTTCTGTAcataaagggttgtgggaggggggaacaagctgcccagccaggtTATTGAGCTGACACCGTAGTTTCCACAAGCAGCTGCTAGAGATCCGTAAACCACTTAGctcaagcaaaaacaaagtaatCAGATGTGCCAAATGGGACGCCTCTTGTTTGAATCCCTTCTTATCATTTAATAGGAACTTTAAGGTACTGTTGGCAACTTAAGGTACCATTAAGCAATTTGCCCGTAATGGTGAAGCTGTCGGAAAAGGTGAACAGAGCATCGTTGCTAGAACATATCTGACGTTTATCGAACCTGAAGCGTGGTCTAAAAGCCACCACATCTAACACCAAATTGACTTCATAAGCAATTCTGCGCGGCGCTTATTTCTAAACCCTTTCCTGAGGAGATCGTGACgtcaattttattttgtctgcCCAGTCCGGGTTCTTCTGGGACAGGAGGAACTGCTCagttcaaattaaaatacttaaagGGAGGACGCTTACCTCGTTGAATAAGGCTAAGGTATAAGCTAACTTGTAATCAACTGTTAAACGTCTAACCATTGTACAAGGATACttgtaattagaaaaaaaacaacatgaatcATACCTAATCTTCTGAATTGGCTCAAGGAATTTTCCAAATACCTTGTAAAACAGATCTGCACTTCTGTAGTCTCTGGTCTACTggtctactgtatatttcatacaatatctttaatatacagtaccgcaacaatataaaaaaagttaATGAAATATTATCGTATTGATTTTTTTCGCCTGGAAACGGGAGGTAAAACTAATTTCCAACATCTTAAATGTCTCCTGCACTGGGAAGACTGCAGTGCGACTCCACAAGGCTACATTAGATACTAAACAACCACCAACCAGAAAGAGcgagttactgtactgtacttgtatcacattatattaaaatgtcACTTTCAAAACGAAATATGAACATCGATATGATATTTCtaataacatttatttgaacactgCCAGCTAATTGCATCGGTCGAAACAGCAGACAGGCAAAGAACATGGAAATGAGAATGAATAACCAACACTACAGCAGATCAACCTTACAGAAACCATACAGTACTACAGAGATCACAATTCGTCCGTTTTTCTAGATTGTATTCCAAAGTTTAATTGCTACCATACTTATTGTATAGATTGCCACTAACATAAATCATGGACGAATTTAAAAATTATTGCTACTAGTAATGATTTAATCCTTTTACGTATTCGCCCGTAGTCGTTTAAAAACGCTGTAGTGTAGCTGTGAAGACAGAGAACGGTATACAACTTTGAAAATACACGAATCATTACTGCTATCTGGTGGCGAATGATGGAAAAGACATTTGGTCTCTAGCGATACATGCGCATTTTATCAaggatttttatttcagaaggaCAGGTTGTGTTAATCCAGTAACATTGGTGTtttattgatccaagaatcttgCCCAGCCTTGAAAGAAACTTGGATCAATACCCTACTAGTTTCC
This is a stretch of genomic DNA from Lepisosteus oculatus isolate fLepOcu1 chromosome 10, fLepOcu1.hap2, whole genome shotgun sequence. It encodes these proteins:
- the gra gene encoding uncharacterized protein C8orf88 homolog isoform X2, with amino-acid sequence MEVSGIRRRICKSLQPARPLRRLSLDPEAERKRTEFSKDCSRIEASLVNGTSVEQLCSVLLLQSPSPATPQKERICYSSEFLKRFANLPIAKTKPKYLPDISIVLQESDFACSDRFFSTSSFIPG
- the gra gene encoding uncharacterized protein C8orf88 homolog isoform X1, which gives rise to MSSEVHRKPRAQLAAKIRFEFGIPLFLVGTFEEHREAERKRTEFSKDCSRIEASLVNGTSVEQLCSVLLLQSPSPATPQKERICYSSEFLKRFANLPIAKTKPKYLPDISIVLQESDFACSDRFFSTSSFIPG
- the gra gene encoding uncharacterized protein C8orf88 homolog isoform X3 — protein: MSSEVHRKPRAQLAAKIRFEFGIPLFLVGTFEEHREAERKRTEFSKDCSRIEASLVNGTSVEQLCSVLLLQSPSPATPQKERICYSSEFLKRFANLPIAKTKPKYLPDISIVLQESREYRD